The window GGATCCGGCGTGAGCTCAGGCGGCCCACCCGCACATACCGCACTCGCCGGTCGCTGTGACCTCGACGAAGCAGTTCGGACAGGTCTCGCGCTGCTTCTCGACGACCGGCTCCCGACGGGCGGCGGGCGCTCGACGTTCGCGATTCGGTGCGGGCCGCGAACGGCCCACCGTCTCGGTCACGGGAGCCGCGAAGACCGGACGGTGGTCGGCGCAGTAGAAGCGGACGAAACCCCCGTGATCGTTCGGATGGCGGTGCTTCACGACCCAGAGCTCGGTGCGCGGCTTCGGTTCGGCCGCTGAGCCGCACGTGAAGCATCGGGTCGGCTCGCCCGGGGCGACGTCCGCGACGATCATCGGCGTCTCGAACGGGATGCCGTCACGCCAGTCGGCTGACGAGACCACTCTCATGGGGTGTCCCTTCGTTGCGAGATGCGCGTGCGGGTGAACGCGGGTCTCTCCTACCGAGGCTAGTCGACCAGCACCGGGGCGGGCGGCAGACCTGTCAACCCGGGGCCCAGGCGGGGAGGACGCTCGTAGCGTCGCACCCATGAACTCCGACAACGAGACGCGTCCGACCACCGAGACCCCGGGCCTCACCGATCCCGAATCAGTGCGCAAGGACCGCACGTACAGCCCGGGAAGCGACACCGAGACCCAGCAGAAGCAGGGCGAGACGCTCTCGGACAACGTCGACTCCGACATCGATCCCGACCAGGTCGAGGTCGCCCCGGGTACGGGAGGCCCCGACGACGTCGGTGAGATCGAGGTCGACCCCGACGATCTGAACCTGCCCTGGAAGTCCTGAAGACCCCCCATGGGAGGATCGGTGCATGCCTCGCGCCGTTCAGCTGATCAGATCCTCCGCCCTCTCGAACGTCGCCGAGTACGCGTACGCGGCCACGGCCCCGAAGGACGCACGGCTGATCTTCCTCGCCGGAGCGTGCCCGCTCGACGCCGAGGGCGCGACCGTCGGACGCGGTGATGTCGCCGCGCAGGCCGAGGCGTGCGTCGAGACGATGAAGCTCGCGTTGGAGGCCTCCGGCGCCACGATGAACGACGTGATCAGCACCCGCGTCCTGGTCGCCTCCACACGCCAGAGCGATCTGATCGCGGCATGGGAGGTCGTGCGCGACGCCTTCGGAGAGCACGACGTGCCGAGCACGCTGCTCGGAGTCACCGTGCTCGGGTACGCCGACCAGCTCGTCGAGATCGAATCGGTCGCCGCAGTTCTCGACGCGGAAGCGCCGTCGTGACCCGTTCGTTCTCGATCGAGACGACGACGCAGCACCCCGCAGAATCATTGTTCGATCTCTCGCTGGGTATCGACGCTCACGTGGGTTCCATGCGGCGATCGGGAGAGACCGTCGTCGCAGGCACCGCGCACGGACGGATCGGACTCGGCGAATCGGTGACCTGGCGCGCTCGTCACTTCGGGATCTGGTTCCGCCTCACGACGAAGATCACCGTGCTCGAAAGGCCGCGACGCTTCGTCGATGAGCAGACCGACGGACCGTTTCGCAGGTTCCGACACGAGCATACTTTCCGTGACGGCCCGGAAGGCGGCACGGTGATGGAAGACAGAATCACCCTGGCCTCCCCCGTTCTGGGGTTCGTCCTCGAACGGCCGGTTCTCGTGCCGTATCTACGACGGTTGATCGAGAAGCGCAACCAGTTCTTGCTCGACGCTCTCGACGCGCGCGCCGGCCGTGACTGATCCGTCCTCGGTCGTGTGGCCCGCCGTCGACACGGCTTTCCGTCGCTCGGAGGTGTCGTCCGTCGTCGGGAGAGGCGACGACGTCTGGATACGCGCGTCGGCGGATCTTCTGCATTGGCGCGTCAAGACGCGGAGCGGCTTCGCCGTGGTGGGTCCGGCGCCGGTCTCCGTCGGAGATCGGCCTCTCATCCGCGTTCGTCTCCTGGGTATCAGCGTGGTCGAGCCGGTCGAGGTCGTTCACGTGGTGATGGAGCGGGACCGCGTCGGCTTCGCGTACCGCACCCTCCCCGGGCACCCCGTGCGCGGTGAGGAGGCGTTCATCGTGGATCGCGACGACGACGGCGTGGTCAGCATCACCGTGCGATCCCTCACCGCGCGCTCCGACGTGGCGGGCTGGCGTGCGGTGCATCCGATCCTGCGCGTGGCGCAACGGATCGCTCGTCGTCGATACCTTCGCGCACTGTCCTGACGCGGCGGAGCCGATCGGGACGCTCGTCAACCCCCGCGCGGGTAGCGGCAGACGCGGCGTAGGTTCGTGAACCCCGACAGAGGAGACAACGATGACGACCAACTCCCTTCCCCCGATCGTGCCCGGCCCTGGCGACGCCGAGTCGAATGCGACGAAAGAGGTCGATGGCGACGAGGTGCTCGACGCAGACGCGAACGACGATCTGATCGACAGCGCCGACGCCGACCGGCTCGCCACGGAGCCCGACGCGTGACGCGTCCTGACAGGACAGGAGAGCGGACACGATGAGCGAGACGACCCCTCGACGCGATGCAGACGACGCGCACGCAGACGACGGCCCGCCGACCGATGCACTCACCGACGAGGTGAAAGCCGACTCTGCGGAGAGCGTGGTCACCGAGACCGACGACGCCGAGTCGGTCGACGATGCGGACGGCCAGTCGACAGCGAGCGCGGAGGAGCCCACCGACTGAACGGCGCGCGGAGCCTCGGGCGGTGGTCCCGACCCGCGGTGCGGCGTCTCATCCAGCTACGTCGCCAAACGAAAAATGCCCGTCCACTCGGACGGGCATTTTCGTGTTGTGACCCCAGCGGGATTCGAACCCGCGTTACCGCCGTGAGAGGGCGGCGTACTAGGCCGCTATACGATGGGGCCGTTGCGACAACCGTTCAATTATGCCACGGCGACGACGACTCGGCCAAATCGAGCCGAGGCCGCCTCCGGAGGTTGCCGTCGGAGGTGCGGGCGAGTTGACTCGCACCATGCGAGTGACGAAGTACGAACATGCCGCCCTCCGACTCGAGGTCGCGGGCAAGGCCCTCCTGATCGATCCCGGCGCCTTCACCAGTCCGCTCGACGACCTGCAGAACGTCGTCGGTGTCGTCATCACCCACGAGCACCCCGATCATTGGACGGCCGATCACCTCGACCGCATCCTCAGAGCCGTGCCCGGAGTGCCCGTCTACGCGCCCGAAGGAGTTGCGAAGGCCGCTGCGGGCTTCGACATCACGGTCGTGCATCCCGGCGACACCGTGGCCCTCGATCCGTTCTCACTCGAGTTCTTCGGCGGAACCCACGAGGTCATCCACTCCTCGATCCCCACCGTCGACAACGTCGGGGTTCTCGTCAATGGGGACTTCTACTACCCGGGCGACTCCTATGCCCTGCCGAAGGGGCATGACATCGCCCTCCTCGCCGCACCGCTCGGGGCTCCGTGGCTCAAGGTCGGCGACGCCATGGACTTCGTGCTCGCGGTCAAACCCCGCCGTGCGTTCGGCACCCACGACATGACCGTGTCGCAGATCGGCCGCGACATGCACCGTGCGCGTCTCACGTGGGCGGTCGAGGAGAACGGCGGGGAGTTCGTCTCGCTCGATCCCGGCGACTCGACCGACCTCTGACGCTGCGGCGCCGACGCCTCTGGGCGTGATCGCCCGACACCAGCTCAGGATGGATTTCTACCGCCGCCCGCGCAGCCGCGTGGTTCCGAGACGCGCGAGGTCGGCTGATGACATTCGTCCTGAGTTCGGGTGGATCGGGCGGCGGTACATGTCCCCACGGTGCCCGTCAGACCTCGGGAAGGTCCGCCGATGCCACCACCCCGGTGCGGGAGTCACGGATTTCGAGACGCACCACGTCCTCCCGCAGCACCGCCGCGTTGACGCTGCAGTGGATCGGCACATCCGAGCCCAGCATCGCACCCGCCGAGAACTCGGTGCCGTCCGACCCCAAGAGCACGACGGCGTAGGTCACCCCGACATCGAGCCCGGTGGCATCGAGGATGGCCTCGGTGCCCCATG is drawn from Microbacterium hatanonis and contains these coding sequences:
- a CDS encoding RidA family protein translates to MPRAVQLIRSSALSNVAEYAYAATAPKDARLIFLAGACPLDAEGATVGRGDVAAQAEACVETMKLALEASGATMNDVISTRVLVASTRQSDLIAAWEVVRDAFGEHDVPSTLLGVTVLGYADQLVEIESVAAVLDAEAPS
- a CDS encoding DUF1990 family protein, coding for MTDPSSVVWPAVDTAFRRSEVSSVVGRGDDVWIRASADLLHWRVKTRSGFAVVGPAPVSVGDRPLIRVRLLGISVVEPVEVVHVVMERDRVGFAYRTLPGHPVRGEEAFIVDRDDDGVVSITVRSLTARSDVAGWRAVHPILRVAQRIARRRYLRALS
- a CDS encoding MBL fold metallo-hydrolase, with the translated sequence MRVTKYEHAALRLEVAGKALLIDPGAFTSPLDDLQNVVGVVITHEHPDHWTADHLDRILRAVPGVPVYAPEGVAKAAAGFDITVVHPGDTVALDPFSLEFFGGTHEVIHSSIPTVDNVGVLVNGDFYYPGDSYALPKGHDIALLAAPLGAPWLKVGDAMDFVLAVKPRRAFGTHDMTVSQIGRDMHRARLTWAVEENGGEFVSLDPGDSTDL
- a CDS encoding glucose-6-phosphate dehydrogenase, whose protein sequence is MRVVSSADWRDGIPFETPMIVADVAPGEPTRCFTCGSAAEPKPRTELWVVKHRHPNDHGGFVRFYCADHRPVFAAPVTETVGRSRPAPNRERRAPAARREPVVEKQRETCPNCFVEVTATGECGMCGWAA